The genomic stretch TCCCCGCCAGGTCGAGGAACAAGCGCGCATCCTTGATGGCCGGGATCTCGGGTGTGGCCACCGCCAGGATCAGGTCGGATTCGTCCAGGATCGCCAGGGTCGTGTCGTCCATGGTGGAGGACGTGTCCACAACCACATAGGCGAACACCCCTTTCAGCCAGCGCAGCACGGGCCGCACCTGGTCGGCATGGATTTCGTCGGCCATCTCCGGCCGCGGCGGTGCGGGCAGCACCCGCAGACCCGAGCTGTGCGACATCAAGATCTCGTCGACGAATTCTCGGTCGAGTTCCTCGGCGCGTGAGGCCAGGTCAACCATGCTCAACTTTACCTGCATGTTCAGGAAGACCGAAACGTCGCCGAACTGAAGGTGGCCGTCGACCAGTACTGCCGGCGTGTTTTCGGCGTTCAGGCCAATAGCCAGGTTGGTGGCCAGGGTTGTGCACCCCACCCCGCCCTTGGGGGAGTACACGGCGATCATCTTGCCGCCGGTGACCACGGGCTGCCCCAACGGCCCGGTGGAGGGGAAGGCGCGGGTGCTTTTTTGCCGCTCTTCCTTCTCGATCGCGGCAAGTCCGTTCTGCCGGACCGAGGTGATCAGCTCCTCGGTTGAGGGTGGCTTGGGGATGAAGTCGCTGGCGCCGGCCCGCATCGCCTCGCGCATGTAGTGAGGTTCGTTCTGCACCGAGACGATGATGATCTGAGCGAACTCGACGTC from Anaerolineales bacterium encodes the following:
- a CDS encoding response regulator, whose product is MPEPSAESIRVLIVDDIAEFRENIRKLLQFEKDIEVVGAARTGQEGLEIARATRPHVVVMDINMPDMDGISVTRELLKDVEFAQIIIVSVQNEPHYMREAMRAGASDFIPKPPSTEELITSVRQNGLAAIEKEERQKSTRAFPSTGPLGQPVVTGGKMIAVYSPKGGVGCTTLATNLAIGLNAENTPAVLVDGHLQFGDVSVFLNMQVKLSMVDLASRAEELDREFVDEILMSHSSGLRVLPAPPRPEMADEIHADQVRPVLRWLKGVFAYVVVDTSSTMDDTTLAILDESDLILAVATPEIPAIKDARLFLDLAGILGMPRERVFFVLNKMDKRSGIAASAVAENLKKSVDAEIPFVDQVVTTSINKGVPLLLGDKSKIPAKNLLELVASVKERLLAEPAEEETEEPVAERPRLFAR